From a single Verrucomicrobiota bacterium JB022 genomic region:
- a CDS encoding flagellar biosynthesis repressor FlbT, with amino-acid sequence MPLKIKLKPHERIILGGAVITNGRNATEFTIDNKVTLLRAKDIMTEEMANSPSKRIYFVLQMMYIDQRRTKEQYDTYLKLVKDLLKAAPSLTDVVMDVSEALLNDDFYKAMKAAHVLIERETSLINRARGATAPQA; translated from the coding sequence ATGCCCCTCAAAATCAAGCTGAAGCCGCACGAACGAATTATCCTGGGCGGCGCCGTGATCACCAATGGCCGCAACGCCACCGAGTTCACGATCGATAACAAGGTGACGCTCCTGCGCGCGAAGGACATCATGACGGAGGAGATGGCCAACTCCCCGAGCAAGCGCATCTATTTTGTGCTCCAGATGATGTATATCGACCAGCGCCGCACCAAGGAGCAGTACGATACCTACCTGAAGCTGGTGAAAGATCTGCTGAAGGCGGCCCCCAGCTTGACCGATGTGGTGATGGACGTAAGTGAGGCCCTTCTCAACGACGACTTTTACAAGGCGATGAAAGCCGCCCACGTGCTGATCGAGCGCGAAACCTCCTTGATCAATCGTGCGCGCGGCGCAACGGCCCCGCAGGCATAA
- the flaF gene encoding flagellar biosynthesis regulator FlaF, giving the protein MARKPAASSYEKIRMQTLSGRDVEAAVLEKAAFKLRRAQNQMKSGRMDEVTEEALDFNKRIWDVLRADWQDPDSHLPKEMRQNLLSLAVFIVKQGLELRADPRPERLNSFININESLAQGLRARAQ; this is encoded by the coding sequence ATGGCTCGCAAACCTGCTGCTTCCAGCTACGAAAAGATCCGCATGCAAACGCTCTCGGGTCGCGACGTGGAGGCTGCAGTGCTGGAAAAGGCCGCTTTCAAGCTGCGCCGTGCCCAGAATCAGATGAAGTCCGGACGCATGGATGAAGTGACGGAGGAAGCCCTCGACTTCAACAAGCGCATCTGGGACGTGCTCCGTGCCGACTGGCAAGACCCGGATTCGCACCTGCCGAAGGAAATGCGGCAAAACCTGCTCAGCCTCGCCGTCTTCATCGTGAAGCAGGGGCTGGAGCTGCGGGCCGACCCGCGCCCGGAGCGCCTCAACTCCTTCATCAACATCAACGAGTCGCTGGCTCAGGGCCTGCGAGCTCGCGCCCAGTAA
- a CDS encoding tetratricopeptide repeat protein, with the protein MDPLDQILRQQEKGDLAGARRALDHYRRLHPESVRALAMAGHFALEAGELETAEESFRAALRRQERSPHLHCSLAKCLQLQGRLGDAIRAYAEGLRLAPDNQQALQALVTLLDQSGVQEPLADAAIEVMLAHYEKQVRAHPGKVEHLAQLAHRLDLCRRYDEAQKLYEQALERWPDSYKLHNNLGLLHARLGRSEQALVNLQRAVELAPEVPELHLNVGETLNRLNRADDAIRSFERALELKPDFAEAGLNLSALYRDLNDYSQALHYAEVVRQFHPERAGVYNMLGIIQTALGNSEAAVEAYYACLKRSPGSSLYHSNYLLSLNYDQRQTTQTLYEAHREFSQRFEPAMDEPIFPQRILPNPGKVLRIGLISADLRMHSVAFFLEPLLGQFDREQVEIHCLSNVGRADHMTALLRSHAHHWHEVYGRPPEEVAALIRRLELDVLVDLSGHTGYHALPVFMRRPAPLRVSWLGYPNTTGLNAMQYRLVDAVVEPEGEADKFSSERVVRLPEGFHCFRLPQEAPEVSPLPAETNGFLTFGSFNNSSKITPQVTEAWARVLLAVPNSRLVLKNSGYMHPNRKEEVLQHFEALGVARERVEMLPRTPDIAAHLQLYSRVDVALDTFPYNGTTTTLEALHQGVPTLSLLGDRHAARVSASLLQQVDLGEFVAESVDDFVARAVWLSQNVPVLSQLRASLRARFKESALGDYSAFARKLENAFRRMWIDWCRHAGAEDDTLAVAEAVLAEREQQVQARALARRGMFAQRRGRIEEARQSFNQTLEIDATLGYAWQALAELAYEAGDYAAARPYYERAVELMPRQALLRANLGSCCQQLGDYACAITHFRLAVQIEPNRPGVWMNLGATWQAALDWTEAEAATRKALELLPDFPAAWTNLGSILKDQGRFEEAIEAYFKTLQLQPDDAVAHSNLLVCLQYVEGMSEDDLAAQHDAWVGRHAPLQRVQLPARRVEKLRVAYLSPDFRQHPVSAFMEGVFAHHDREQVEVWMLHDSHRRDACTERLAKRADHAEKVAGRPDAELAKVIRQARIDVLVELSGHMALNRLPLLAQRVAPLQLSYLGYPFPTHLPNLDGWLTDSTIAGTRDWQPQALLIPGGAHAFTAPANAPAVEPLPAKQRGYITFGCANQAAKLSTSTLQLWGRLLRELPNARLILKAKQFSDPALAGVFVERLAKLGLPLGRIELRGYRIEQATHLAFYHEIDIALDPYPYNGVTTTCEALWMGVPVVTLRGDRPAARHAASLLEQLGHPEWIASDADGYLATAANLARDVGALAAQRFNLRQECQQSSLGDSKRLARELERLYRERLPRYHAPSAGTAPAHDQL; encoded by the coding sequence ATGGACCCGCTCGACCAGATTCTGCGGCAGCAGGAAAAGGGCGATCTGGCCGGCGCACGGCGTGCGCTCGACCACTATCGTCGCCTGCACCCGGAATCGGTGCGCGCACTGGCCATGGCAGGGCATTTTGCTCTCGAAGCCGGCGAACTGGAAACCGCCGAGGAAAGCTTCCGCGCCGCCCTCCGCCGCCAGGAGCGCAGCCCGCACCTGCATTGCAGCCTGGCCAAGTGCCTCCAGCTGCAAGGGCGCTTGGGCGACGCGATCCGCGCCTATGCGGAGGGCCTGCGCTTGGCCCCCGACAACCAGCAGGCCTTGCAGGCGTTGGTGACGCTGCTCGACCAGAGCGGCGTGCAGGAGCCTTTGGCCGATGCCGCCATCGAGGTGATGCTGGCGCATTACGAAAAGCAGGTCCGCGCCCATCCTGGCAAGGTCGAGCACTTGGCCCAGCTCGCCCACCGCCTGGACCTCTGCCGCCGCTACGACGAGGCGCAAAAGCTTTACGAGCAGGCGCTCGAACGCTGGCCCGATAGCTACAAGCTACACAACAATCTGGGCCTGCTGCACGCGCGTCTCGGGCGCTCCGAGCAGGCGCTGGTCAACTTGCAGCGGGCAGTCGAGTTGGCGCCGGAAGTGCCTGAGCTGCACCTGAACGTGGGCGAAACGCTCAACCGCCTCAACCGGGCCGACGACGCGATCCGCAGCTTTGAACGCGCGCTGGAACTGAAGCCCGACTTCGCAGAAGCCGGCCTCAATCTTTCCGCGCTCTACCGCGACCTCAACGACTACAGCCAGGCGCTGCACTACGCCGAAGTCGTCCGCCAATTTCATCCCGAGCGGGCTGGCGTCTACAACATGCTCGGCATCATCCAGACGGCCCTCGGCAACAGCGAGGCCGCCGTGGAGGCCTATTACGCGTGCCTGAAGCGCTCGCCCGGCTCTTCGCTCTACCACAGCAATTACCTGCTGAGCCTCAATTACGACCAGCGTCAGACCACCCAGACGCTCTACGAGGCCCATCGTGAATTTTCGCAACGCTTCGAGCCTGCGATGGATGAGCCGATCTTCCCGCAACGCATCCTGCCCAACCCGGGCAAGGTGCTGCGCATAGGGCTCATATCGGCCGACTTGCGGATGCACTCGGTCGCGTTTTTCCTGGAGCCGCTGCTCGGCCAGTTCGACCGTGAGCAGGTGGAAATCCACTGCCTGAGCAACGTGGGCCGGGCAGACCACATGACGGCGCTCCTGCGCAGCCACGCGCACCACTGGCACGAAGTCTACGGACGCCCGCCGGAGGAAGTGGCCGCCCTGATCCGCCGACTGGAGTTGGACGTGCTGGTCGACCTGTCGGGGCACACGGGCTACCATGCATTGCCCGTCTTTATGCGCCGCCCGGCCCCGCTTCGCGTCAGCTGGCTGGGCTACCCTAACACCACCGGGCTCAATGCCATGCAGTACCGGCTCGTGGATGCCGTGGTGGAGCCGGAGGGCGAGGCAGACAAGTTTTCGAGCGAGCGCGTCGTGCGCCTGCCGGAGGGCTTCCATTGCTTCCGCCTGCCGCAGGAAGCCCCGGAGGTCTCTCCGCTGCCCGCCGAAACGAACGGCTTCCTGACCTTCGGCTCATTCAACAACTCCTCCAAGATCACCCCGCAGGTGACGGAGGCCTGGGCGCGCGTGCTTCTGGCCGTACCCAACTCGCGGCTCGTGCTGAAAAACAGCGGCTACATGCACCCCAACCGCAAGGAGGAGGTGCTGCAGCATTTCGAGGCGCTTGGCGTAGCCCGCGAACGGGTGGAGATGCTCCCGCGCACGCCCGACATCGCCGCGCACCTGCAGCTCTACAGCCGGGTGGACGTGGCGCTCGACACCTTCCCCTACAACGGCACCACGACCACCCTCGAAGCGCTGCACCAGGGGGTGCCGACGCTCTCGCTGCTGGGTGACCGCCATGCCGCGAGGGTCAGCGCCAGCCTGCTCCAGCAGGTAGACTTGGGCGAATTTGTGGCGGAATCGGTCGATGATTTTGTCGCCCGCGCCGTCTGGTTGTCCCAGAATGTGCCGGTCTTGAGCCAACTGCGCGCCAGCCTGCGCGCGCGCTTCAAGGAGTCGGCCCTGGGCGACTACAGCGCCTTTGCCCGTAAGCTGGAAAACGCTTTTCGCCGCATGTGGATCGACTGGTGCCGCCACGCCGGAGCCGAAGACGATACCTTGGCGGTGGCTGAAGCGGTATTGGCCGAGCGCGAGCAGCAGGTACAGGCCCGCGCCTTGGCCCGGCGAGGGATGTTCGCCCAGCGACGCGGGCGCATCGAGGAGGCGCGGCAGTCTTTCAATCAGACCCTGGAGATCGACGCGACGCTCGGCTATGCCTGGCAGGCGTTGGCCGAGCTGGCCTATGAGGCAGGTGACTACGCTGCGGCGCGCCCGTATTATGAGCGCGCGGTCGAGCTGATGCCGCGTCAGGCCTTGCTGCGGGCCAACCTTGGGAGCTGCTGCCAGCAACTGGGCGACTACGCGTGCGCGATCACGCACTTCCGCCTCGCGGTGCAGATCGAACCCAACCGCCCGGGGGTGTGGATGAACCTGGGCGCTACCTGGCAGGCCGCACTCGACTGGACAGAGGCCGAAGCCGCCACGCGCAAGGCGCTGGAGCTGTTGCCCGACTTCCCGGCAGCGTGGACCAACCTAGGCAGCATCCTCAAGGACCAAGGCCGCTTCGAGGAAGCGATCGAAGCCTATTTCAAGACTCTGCAACTGCAGCCCGACGATGCGGTGGCGCACAGCAACCTGCTGGTCTGCCTCCAATACGTCGAAGGCATGAGCGAAGACGACCTCGCCGCACAGCACGACGCCTGGGTGGGCCGTCACGCGCCCCTGCAGCGGGTGCAACTACCCGCCCGCCGCGTCGAGAAGCTGCGCGTGGCCTACCTTTCGCCCGATTTCCGCCAACACCCGGTCAGTGCCTTTATGGAAGGCGTCTTTGCCCACCACGACCGCGAGCAAGTGGAGGTATGGATGCTGCACGACAGCCACCGCCGCGACGCCTGCACGGAGCGTCTCGCCAAGCGGGCCGACCATGCGGAAAAAGTTGCCGGTCGGCCCGATGCCGAGCTCGCCAAGGTGATCCGTCAGGCCCGGATCGACGTGCTGGTCGAGTTGAGCGGCCATATGGCGCTCAACCGCCTGCCGTTGCTCGCCCAGCGTGTTGCACCGCTGCAACTGAGCTACCTGGGCTATCCATTCCCCACCCACCTGCCCAATCTCGACGGTTGGCTGACCGACTCGACGATTGCCGGCACGCGCGATTGGCAACCCCAGGCCTTGCTGATCCCTGGCGGAGCCCATGCCTTTACCGCGCCGGCCAATGCCCCGGCAGTTGAACCGCTGCCCGCCAAGCAACGCGGCTACATTACCTTTGGGTGCGCCAATCAGGCCGCCAAGCTCAGCACCAGCACGCTCCAGCTCTGGGGGCGCCTGCTGCGCGAGCTGCCCAATGCCCGCCTGATCCTGAAGGCCAAACAGTTCAGCGACCCAGCCTTGGCCGGGGTCTTTGTCGAGCGCCTGGCCAAGCTTGGGCTGCCGCTCGGTCGCATTGAGCTGCGGGGCTATCGCATCGAACAGGCCACCCACCTCGCCTTTTACCACGAGATCGACATCGCGCTCGACCCCTACCCTTACAATGGCGTCACCACAACCTGTGAGGCTCTCTGGATGGGGGTGCCCGTCGTAACCTTGCGAGGAGACCGGCCAGCGGCCCGCCATGCGGCCAGCCTGCTGGAGCAGCTGGGGCACCCGGAGTGGATCGCCTCCGATGCCGACGGCTACCTCGCGACCGCCGCCAATCTGGCGCGCGACGTGGGCGCACTGGCCGCCCAACGTTTCAACCTGCGGCAGGAGTGCCAGCAATCTTCTCTCGGGGACAGCAAACGGCTCGCCCGCGAGCTCGAACGTCTGTATCGTGAGCGTCTTCCAAGGTATCACGCCCCCTCTGCCGGCACCGCGCCGGCCCACGATCAACTTTAG
- a CDS encoding tetratricopeptide repeat protein, which produces MTTSSNENIAAQHYEAARATLGDAQSTQDLQTALRHLTAAAEAGHARAQLDLGTLYATGQGVVERDYPTARLWLESAAEKDNADAHFNLGVGYAAGWFTALPDYEEAARHYAAASDQGVAAAALNLGMLHYHTQVAAPDPETAYEQFVLAAAAGLPEGHYSLGVCLSEGHGTEASRDLAFEQYLIAAEKGHVSAQFNLGMYYATGGGTVERDLLEAERWFVAAAQQGHPRAQAALEHLHDGNQS; this is translated from the coding sequence GTGACGACTTCCTCCAACGAGAACATTGCCGCCCAACATTACGAAGCGGCCCGGGCTACGCTCGGCGATGCCCAGAGCACCCAAGACCTGCAAACCGCCTTGCGCCACCTCACGGCGGCGGCCGAGGCAGGCCACGCCCGGGCACAGCTCGACCTGGGCACGCTTTACGCAACCGGCCAAGGCGTGGTGGAGCGCGATTACCCGACCGCCCGCCTGTGGCTGGAATCCGCCGCCGAAAAGGACAACGCCGACGCCCACTTCAACCTGGGCGTGGGCTATGCCGCCGGCTGGTTCACCGCCCTGCCCGACTACGAGGAAGCCGCGCGACACTACGCAGCCGCCTCCGATCAGGGTGTGGCCGCCGCCGCGCTCAACCTGGGGATGCTGCATTACCATACGCAGGTAGCCGCCCCCGATCCGGAGACCGCCTACGAGCAGTTTGTGCTCGCGGCTGCAGCCGGCCTGCCCGAGGGGCACTACAGCCTGGGCGTCTGCCTCTCCGAAGGCCACGGCACGGAAGCCTCACGCGATCTGGCCTTCGAGCAATACCTGATCGCGGCGGAAAAGGGCCACGTCAGCGCGCAGTTCAACCTCGGCATGTATTACGCCACCGGCGGGGGCACCGTCGAGCGAGACCTGCTGGAGGCCGAGCGTTGGTTTGTCGCCGCCGCTCAACAGGGGCACCCCCGCGCCCAGGCCGCGCTGGAGCACCTGCACGACGGCAATCAGAGCTGA
- a CDS encoding sulfotransferase yields the protein MARSGGTLISRCLGAMPGVYVFSEIHPRLGQVSPAYQQAIAPQNPFRQAQQWYQLFNEQEVRLLQERGAMGFADFMMELYLRIEKRGGTMLIRDWTHLDFIAKPFLQEPSYQLTTAQLLSELFTVRSYVTVRHPLDQFLSLARLDVMRGQLAALEFFKAYRRFAETAQLVGFTRYEDFTRHPSEKLREIATALDIPYDSSALQRWHTNPHYTGDESKFTVIKPIERKLLDPKQMQQLRQLPDYVQACQALGYEL from the coding sequence ATGGCCCGTTCCGGGGGCACGTTGATCTCGCGCTGCCTCGGTGCCATGCCCGGGGTTTACGTCTTTAGTGAGATCCACCCGCGGCTCGGCCAGGTGTCGCCCGCCTACCAGCAGGCCATCGCCCCCCAGAACCCGTTTCGCCAGGCCCAGCAGTGGTACCAGCTCTTCAACGAGCAGGAAGTCCGCCTGCTGCAGGAGCGGGGCGCGATGGGCTTTGCCGACTTCATGATGGAGCTCTACCTGCGCATCGAGAAGCGCGGCGGCACCATGTTGATCCGCGACTGGACGCACCTCGACTTTATCGCCAAGCCCTTCCTGCAGGAGCCCTCTTACCAGCTCACCACTGCGCAACTGCTTTCCGAGCTCTTCACGGTGCGCTCGTATGTGACGGTGCGGCATCCGCTGGACCAGTTCCTCAGCCTCGCCCGCCTCGATGTGATGCGCGGCCAGCTTGCGGCCCTGGAGTTCTTCAAGGCATACCGCCGCTTCGCCGAAACCGCCCAACTCGTCGGTTTTACCCGCTACGAAGATTTTACCCGCCACCCCAGCGAAAAGCTGCGCGAGATCGCCACAGCGCTCGACATCCCTTACGACAGCTCGGCGCTTCAGCGCTGGCACACCAACCCGCATTATACGGGCGACGAGTCGAAGTTTACCGTGATCAAGCCGATCGAGCGCAAGCTGCTGGACCCGAAACAGATGCAGCAGCTCCGGCAGTTGCCCGACTACGTGCAGGCCTGCCAGGCCCTCGGCTACGAGCTTTAA
- a CDS encoding glycosyltransferase: MPSHPEISVLVISYRFAPYLRQCLDSILGQTLRPSQVVVVDDHSPDESWEIIQEYAARYPGVVEPQRPPQNIGPREIGAFARQFPNRELFCWIDGDDYWHPQKLEREWAAMEATGAQVAYSNTAVVDEQGKITSYFHNPMLKSMPAGDIFMPVLMRNLFSNTPNMFRNHLGYLKEFKRVHFMPDLSLESGWDYEEKLMVAAHLKIASTDPREPMVFYRRHSTSYSQSSAGDAKHIRSELRILQKHRDLIEKRNPGERALGELYADLLIAANRQHLPAEQQAQFEPGKLYAAHKQRIQQSKVPEVQQLWKNESGYFRGFKLHEIKEKLIAGQDELALLAFIQHLPEDPQLLEAIFSLTPEMFGRLQRAYRQQMQKARRG, translated from the coding sequence ATGCCCTCGCACCCCGAAATCTCCGTTCTCGTCATTTCCTACCGGTTTGCCCCCTATCTGCGGCAGTGCCTCGACAGCATCCTGGGCCAGACGCTCCGCCCTTCGCAGGTGGTGGTGGTCGACGATCATTCGCCCGATGAGTCGTGGGAGATCATCCAGGAATACGCCGCCCGCTACCCGGGCGTCGTGGAGCCCCAGCGCCCGCCTCAAAATATCGGCCCGCGCGAGATCGGTGCCTTTGCCCGCCAGTTCCCCAACCGCGAGCTGTTTTGCTGGATCGACGGAGACGACTACTGGCACCCGCAAAAGCTGGAGCGCGAGTGGGCGGCCATGGAGGCGACCGGCGCGCAGGTCGCCTACTCCAACACGGCGGTCGTGGACGAGCAGGGCAAGATCACCAGCTACTTCCACAACCCAATGCTGAAGAGCATGCCGGCGGGCGACATCTTCATGCCCGTATTGATGCGCAACCTGTTCTCGAATACCCCGAACATGTTCCGCAACCACCTCGGCTACCTGAAGGAGTTCAAGCGCGTCCACTTTATGCCCGACTTGAGCCTCGAAAGCGGCTGGGACTACGAGGAGAAGCTGATGGTGGCCGCCCACCTCAAGATCGCCAGCACCGACCCGCGCGAGCCGATGGTGTTTTACCGCCGCCACTCGACGAGCTACAGCCAAAGCAGCGCAGGCGATGCCAAGCACATCCGCTCCGAGCTGCGCATCCTGCAAAAGCACCGCGACCTGATCGAAAAGCGCAACCCCGGCGAGCGCGCACTGGGCGAGCTGTATGCCGACTTGTTGATCGCCGCCAACCGGCAACACCTCCCGGCCGAGCAGCAGGCGCAATTCGAACCGGGCAAGCTCTATGCGGCCCACAAGCAACGCATCCAGCAAAGCAAGGTGCCGGAAGTGCAACAGCTCTGGAAAAACGAATCGGGCTACTTCCGCGGTTTCAAGTTGCACGAGATCAAGGAGAAGCTGATCGCGGGGCAAGACGAGCTGGCCCTGCTGGCCTTCATCCAGCACCTGCCCGAAGATCCGCAGCTGTTGGAGGCGATCTTCAGCCTCACGCCGGAGATGTTTGGGCGCCTGCAGCGCGCCTACCGGCAGCAAATGCAAAAGGCGCGCCGGGGCTAG
- a CDS encoding DegT/DnrJ/EryC1/StrS family aminotransferase — translation MSTSEPVYVTKPFLPPREAFERYLPGIWERQYLTNQGPLAAEFEKGLAEYLQVPHLRWVANGTLALQLALRALGVKGEVITTPFTHIATTSAIVAEGCTPRYAEVDPETYNLDPAAVEAAITPQTQAILATHVFGNPCDIEALSEIARRHSLKLIFDAAHCFGVQWQGESVLNFGDAAVLSLHATKLFHSTEGGAVVVRDAETAHQLDLHRNFGIHQGDQTDVIGFNAKNSELHAAMGLANLPFADEILQRRRELCERYRALLAGVEGVQYQRLMEAEGYNHAYFPVVLPSEAAVEEVMSRLGRRFIYPRRYFSPSLSEQYPQYCAHACPISESLAHRIICLPLYHTLEDAIQVTITEELAQALGARTGDAVA, via the coding sequence ATGTCCACTTCCGAACCTGTCTACGTCACCAAACCCTTTCTCCCGCCCCGCGAAGCTTTCGAGCGCTATCTGCCGGGCATCTGGGAGCGTCAGTATCTGACCAACCAAGGTCCGCTGGCGGCAGAGTTTGAGAAAGGCCTCGCCGAATACCTCCAGGTGCCGCACCTGCGCTGGGTGGCCAACGGCACGCTCGCCCTCCAACTCGCCCTGCGCGCCCTCGGCGTAAAAGGGGAGGTGATCACGACGCCCTTTACGCACATCGCGACGACTTCGGCCATCGTGGCGGAAGGCTGCACCCCGCGCTATGCGGAAGTCGACCCCGAGACCTACAACCTCGACCCCGCTGCGGTCGAAGCTGCCATCACGCCGCAGACGCAGGCCATCCTTGCGACCCACGTCTTTGGCAACCCCTGCGACATTGAGGCACTGAGCGAGATTGCCCGTCGCCACAGCCTCAAGCTCATCTTCGACGCCGCCCACTGCTTCGGTGTGCAATGGCAGGGCGAATCGGTCCTCAATTTTGGCGATGCTGCCGTGCTGAGCCTCCATGCGACCAAGCTCTTTCACTCGACCGAGGGTGGGGCCGTCGTGGTGCGCGATGCAGAGACGGCCCACCAGCTCGACCTACACCGCAACTTTGGCATCCACCAGGGCGACCAGACCGACGTGATCGGCTTCAACGCCAAGAACAGTGAGCTGCACGCCGCCATGGGCCTTGCGAATCTGCCTTTTGCCGACGAGATTCTGCAGCGCCGCCGTGAGCTATGCGAACGCTACCGCGCGCTTCTGGCCGGCGTGGAAGGCGTGCAATACCAGCGCCTGATGGAGGCCGAAGGCTACAACCACGCTTACTTCCCGGTCGTGCTGCCGAGCGAAGCTGCAGTGGAGGAAGTCATGTCGCGCCTCGGTCGCCGCTTCATCTACCCCCGCCGCTACTTCTCGCCCTCACTTTCCGAGCAATATCCGCAATATTGCGCCCATGCCTGCCCGATCTCGGAGAGCCTGGCGCACCGGATCATCTGCCTGCCGCTTTACCATACGCTCGAAGACGCGATCCAGGTGACGATCACCGAAGAACTGGCGCAAGCCCTCGGTGCCCGCACGGGCGACGCGGTGGCGTAA
- a CDS encoding hybrid sensor histidine kinase/response regulator, whose amino-acid sequence MPTLAEKTVSPAPTASPTGEQRPSEPKQPLATVLIVDDAPANLTLLEGYLCFFNYGVRICERAEEALQAAKGVDIILLDVLMPGLSGFELCKELKADPATREIPVIFMTALGQTTNKVKGFELGAVDYITKPLNAEEVLARVRTHLTLRQLQKDLQNEVAAKNRAISDLDAYAHTVAHDLKGPLNNIAGFSQLLAADAGRLPTEKVEEFSRLVHKSTLRLGNIIDELLLLASVRQEDAPLEPVDMQTIFEQTCQRMKQEIDAAQVEFELPTAWSACLGYGPWLEEVWANFLGNALKYAGQPPRVRIVAETRPEGIYYAVEDNGNGLSPEQCERLFRPFERLDRTRAQGHGLGLSIVKRIVEKLGGEVGVESPGRGTRFYFLLKPVERLPQP is encoded by the coding sequence ATGCCCACCCTAGCGGAAAAGACTGTCTCCCCGGCCCCAACGGCGTCACCCACCGGAGAACAACGCCCCAGCGAGCCCAAACAGCCGTTGGCAACCGTTTTGATCGTAGACGATGCCCCTGCCAATCTCACCTTGCTGGAGGGCTATCTGTGTTTCTTCAACTATGGCGTGCGCATTTGCGAGCGAGCAGAAGAAGCACTGCAGGCGGCCAAGGGCGTCGACATTATCTTGCTCGATGTGTTGATGCCCGGGCTCAGCGGCTTCGAGCTCTGCAAAGAGTTGAAGGCCGACCCGGCCACGCGTGAGATCCCGGTGATCTTCATGACGGCGCTGGGCCAGACGACCAACAAGGTCAAAGGCTTCGAACTGGGCGCCGTCGACTACATCACCAAACCGTTAAACGCGGAAGAGGTGCTGGCCCGGGTGCGCACCCACCTGACCTTGCGCCAACTGCAGAAGGATCTGCAAAACGAAGTGGCAGCCAAGAACCGCGCGATTTCCGACCTCGACGCCTACGCCCACACGGTGGCGCACGACCTGAAGGGGCCGCTGAACAACATCGCCGGCTTCTCGCAGTTGCTCGCCGCCGACGCCGGTCGACTGCCCACCGAGAAGGTGGAAGAATTTTCCCGTCTGGTCCACAAGTCCACCCTCCGCCTGGGGAACATCATCGACGAGTTGCTCCTGCTGGCCAGTGTACGGCAGGAAGATGCACCGTTGGAGCCGGTGGATATGCAGACGATCTTTGAGCAAACCTGCCAGCGCATGAAGCAGGAAATCGACGCCGCACAGGTCGAGTTCGAGCTGCCTACAGCTTGGTCCGCCTGCCTCGGCTACGGCCCTTGGCTGGAGGAGGTTTGGGCCAACTTCCTTGGCAACGCCCTGAAGTATGCCGGGCAGCCTCCGCGCGTGCGGATCGTGGCAGAAACGCGGCCCGAAGGCATTTATTACGCGGTCGAGGACAATGGCAACGGCCTCAGCCCCGAGCAATGTGAGCGTCTTTTCCGCCCGTTTGAGCGACTGGACCGCACCCGCGCCCAGGGGCACGGCCTCGGGCTCTCCATCGTCAAACGCATCGTCGAGAAGCTGGGTGGCGAAGTGGGCGTCGAGTCCCCCGGGCGAGGCACCCGTTTCTACTTTTTGCTGAAGCCTGTCGAACGCCTACCCCAGCCATGA